The proteins below are encoded in one region of Maribacter aestuarii:
- a CDS encoding 3-keto-disaccharide hydrolase: MKYLKLIFFVSLVLSYTSCQQGVPLFENNGNRDWIQKGDAKWEFSDDEITATLLRGSGFIMTKEVYEDFELELQFYPDETINSGIFVRCSESELSYTDCYEINIWDDHPDQNERTGAIVSRAKPILYVETTNTWNTYTIRCKGNRIKAWINGNLTADLENDDLGKGYIALQAAGLGTVRFRNIVLTVL; encoded by the coding sequence ATGAAATATTTGAAATTAATTTTTTTCGTAAGCCTTGTTTTATCTTACACCTCTTGTCAGCAAGGTGTGCCGCTATTCGAAAATAATGGTAATAGGGATTGGATACAGAAAGGTGATGCCAAATGGGAGTTTTCCGATGATGAAATTACAGCAACACTACTAAGAGGTTCAGGCTTTATCATGACAAAAGAGGTTTACGAAGATTTTGAACTTGAGCTGCAGTTCTATCCCGACGAAACCATAAACTCAGGAATTTTTGTTCGGTGTTCTGAATCCGAACTAAGTTACACAGATTGTTACGAGATTAACATTTGGGATGATCATCCCGATCAAAATGAAAGGACGGGAGCAATAGTATCCAGGGCAAAACCGATTTTGTATGTTGAAACCACAAATACATGGAATACCTATACGATTAGATGTAAAGGAAATAGAATTAAGGCATGGATAAATGGAAACCTCACGGCCGATTTGGAAAATGACGATTTGGGCAAAGGCTATATTGCATTGCAAGCGGCTGGCTTGGGAACTGTACGATTTAGAAATATAGTACTGACGGTCCTGTAG
- a CDS encoding amidohydrolase family protein has product MKNAKYIIIALVALMACKSEKKQNGSEEAETTSLRQETIKKIDVHAHFKYERDYFKNFFNKWNMQGILVDVSKADSLGIGRSWDEYLILSQAQPDLFFLCTSLIGVGIDAPDFADRQIDRLKHEIEQGARMVKVWKNFGMVTKDASGKFIQIDDERLQPIWDFLEAQKIPVMAHIGEPVQAWRPLDDPNNPHYGYYKNNPEYHAFQHPEIPSYETIIKARDNWISRNPDLKILCAHLGSMSHDVDMVAERLDKFPNMYVETAARFGDLVGQDSDKVSGFFEKYQNRIFFGTDYGNSSPQEGKTEIELEDEEQDLQNDYNRLWTYVSSKDSVAERGQKNIGLGLSEDVLRKIYYENVVNFLELQ; this is encoded by the coding sequence TTGAAAAACGCCAAGTATATCATTATTGCACTTGTTGCTTTAATGGCCTGTAAGTCCGAAAAAAAACAAAATGGGTCAGAAGAAGCTGAAACCACTTCTCTGAGGCAAGAAACCATTAAAAAAATTGACGTCCATGCGCACTTTAAATATGAACGGGATTATTTTAAGAACTTTTTCAACAAATGGAATATGCAGGGAATACTTGTAGATGTGTCCAAAGCAGATTCTCTAGGTATTGGGCGTAGTTGGGATGAATATCTTATTCTTTCCCAAGCTCAACCAGATTTATTTTTTCTCTGCACTTCTTTAATTGGCGTAGGGATTGATGCACCGGATTTTGCCGATAGACAAATTGATCGCTTAAAACATGAAATTGAACAAGGGGCTCGGATGGTTAAAGTTTGGAAGAACTTTGGAATGGTAACAAAAGATGCATCCGGTAAGTTTATACAAATAGATGATGAGAGATTGCAGCCCATATGGGATTTCCTGGAAGCCCAAAAAATTCCCGTAATGGCGCATATAGGAGAACCGGTACAAGCTTGGCGTCCTTTGGACGATCCTAACAATCCACACTATGGCTATTATAAGAACAATCCGGAATACCATGCTTTCCAACATCCTGAAATACCTTCCTATGAAACCATTATTAAAGCCCGGGACAATTGGATTTCCCGCAACCCTGATTTAAAGATTTTATGTGCGCATTTAGGAAGTATGTCCCATGATGTGGATATGGTTGCGGAACGCTTGGATAAATTTCCGAATATGTATGTGGAAACCGCTGCTCGTTTTGGCGATTTGGTAGGTCAGGATTCCGATAAGGTTAGTGGATTTTTTGAAAAGTATCAGAACCGCATTTTCTTTGGAACAGATTATGGGAACTCTAGTCCACAAGAAGGGAAAACAGAAATAGAACTCGAAGATGAAGAACAGGACCTTCAAAATGACTACAATCGTTTATGGACGTATGTAAGCTCCAAAGATTCCGTTGCAGAGCGCGGTCAAAAAAATATCGGTCTGGGATTATCAGAGGATGTTTTAAGAAAAATTTACTATGAAAATGTAGTTAATTTTTTGGAACTGCAGTAG
- a CDS encoding serine hydrolase domain-containing protein: MNPIKKFILNLFASKHFLGSDSKLMGLLRADTILQNLIVERRVPGLAITVIKEGEVVFRKGFGYADLDTKKFVDPQNSIFRIASVSKPIAATALAQMVSEGIIDLDASFYKYVPYYPKKKWDFTIRNLAGHTAGIRGYRGTEYGLNQPYSIKESIEVFAADDLLFEPGTGYFYNSYDWVLISLAMQEASGIPFEQYVHQTVLKPLGMSNTFTPAPIVKSIGAEFGSENNKEFSTPREQTEEISSFYTKNRDGFRKAISVNNFYKLAGGGYLSTSSDIAKLGQAYLEKKVSNDSVLGQFLTSEIINGEPTYYGLGWQVSEDIKGRPYFGHIGNGIGGYSNFFVYPNEKMVFSILVNCTNPNVQDELDEIIQIFLTENFNDSLS; encoded by the coding sequence ATGAACCCTATCAAAAAATTTATCTTAAATCTTTTTGCCTCGAAACATTTTCTAGGAAGTGACTCCAAATTAATGGGCTTGTTAAGAGCTGATACTATTTTGCAGAACTTAATTGTAGAACGTAGAGTACCTGGGTTAGCTATTACGGTTATTAAAGAAGGAGAGGTTGTTTTTCGAAAAGGATTTGGTTACGCTGACTTAGATACCAAAAAGTTTGTGGATCCGCAAAACTCTATATTCCGTATTGCCAGTGTTTCCAAACCTATTGCCGCTACCGCTCTAGCACAGATGGTTTCTGAGGGAATTATAGATTTGGATGCTTCTTTTTATAAATACGTACCCTACTATCCTAAAAAGAAATGGGATTTTACCATCCGTAACTTGGCGGGCCATACCGCAGGTATTAGAGGATACCGTGGAACAGAATATGGGTTGAACCAACCTTACTCAATCAAAGAAAGTATCGAAGTCTTTGCAGCAGATGATTTGCTTTTTGAACCTGGAACGGGTTACTTCTATAATAGTTACGACTGGGTACTAATTTCATTGGCAATGCAGGAGGCCAGCGGAATTCCTTTTGAGCAATATGTTCATCAAACAGTTTTGAAGCCTTTGGGGATGTCCAATACATTTACTCCAGCACCTATTGTAAAGTCAATCGGAGCCGAGTTTGGCTCAGAAAATAACAAAGAATTCTCAACTCCACGCGAACAAACTGAAGAAATTTCCAGTTTTTATACCAAAAACCGGGACGGTTTCCGAAAAGCTATTTCAGTGAATAATTTTTATAAGCTTGCCGGGGGAGGATACCTATCCACATCGTCGGACATTGCCAAACTGGGACAAGCTTATTTGGAGAAAAAAGTTTCAAATGATTCCGTTTTAGGCCAATTTTTGACTTCGGAAATCATCAACGGAGAACCGACTTATTACGGCCTAGGGTGGCAGGTCAGTGAAGATATTAAGGGAAGGCCCTACTTTGGGCATATCGGAAATGGAATAGGAGGATATTCCAACTTTTTTGTCTATCCCAATGAAAAAATGGTTTTTTCAATACTCGTAAACTGTACAAATCCAAATGTTCAGGACGAACTTGATGAGATAATTCAAATATTTTTAACTGAAAACTTCAACGATAGTCTTTCATAG
- a CDS encoding head GIN domain-containing protein — protein MVSHKIRIDFSFRGSMGVSSRAKRMALIILPILICISSCSTDAAPDCLQNAGDLVRQEIMLPNFDKITVFEKVALVLKQGDIQKVEIETGEFLREEVSVVVEGDRLVLRNENGCNFFREYGVTTIYVTSPNITQIRSSTGLAIKSDGVLDYPNLALFSESFNEPEAETTDGEFDMTLNATSVSVVVNGIAYFKLSGTTENLSLNVAAGDSRIEAENLIAQNINLNHRGSNDLLILPESAIRGTIRGYGNVISFNRPSVIEVEELFNGKLIFKD, from the coding sequence ATGGTTAGTCACAAAATTAGAATAGATTTTTCTTTTAGGGGAAGTATGGGAGTGTCTTCTCGAGCTAAGAGAATGGCCCTTATCATTCTTCCTATACTCATCTGCATCTCCTCCTGTTCTACAGACGCTGCTCCCGACTGCTTGCAAAATGCAGGGGATTTGGTTAGACAGGAAATAATGCTTCCTAATTTTGACAAAATTACTGTCTTTGAGAAAGTAGCCTTGGTTTTAAAACAGGGCGATATCCAAAAAGTTGAAATAGAAACCGGAGAGTTTTTAAGGGAGGAAGTAAGCGTAGTGGTAGAAGGGGATAGACTTGTACTTCGGAATGAAAATGGTTGTAATTTCTTCCGAGAATATGGTGTGACCACAATTTATGTAACATCTCCAAATATTACGCAAATACGGAGTAGCACTGGCCTTGCCATAAAAAGTGACGGAGTTCTTGATTACCCAAACCTTGCCTTGTTCTCCGAAAGCTTTAATGAGCCAGAAGCGGAAACTACGGATGGCGAATTCGATATGACATTGAACGCTACTTCCGTAAGCGTTGTTGTCAATGGCATTGCCTATTTCAAACTATCGGGAACAACTGAAAATCTCAGCTTAAATGTAGCTGCAGGTGATTCACGAATAGAAGCGGAAAACCTCATTGCCCAAAACATTAATTTAAATCACCGAGGTTCCAATGACTTGTTGATACTTCCCGAATCGGCGATAAGAGGTACAATTCGCGGTTACGGAAATGTAATTAGCTTTAACCGGCCATCTGTCATTGAGGTAGAGGAGCTTTTTAATGGTAAGTTGATTTTTAAAGATTAA
- a CDS encoding acyloxyacyl hydrolase, producing MKLKFLIGLLFWVSISYSQENTEVKKFTVDANQFYGSVLLHNTDITHLITDHPGGVILGLNRKTYGSQEWEALYNYPDYGASFIYQDMNSETLGRNFGLYAHYNFYLLKRNVQFRIGQGIAYNTNPYDRETNFRNNAYGSDFMSSTYLMLNYHKENIFKGLGIKAGISLIHYSNANFRAPNTSTNTFAFNAGLVYDLDEGVELEYIGKTENEKIKEPIKYNFVFRSGLNESDEIGSGQYGFIVLSGYAEKRLGRKSAIQLGTDIFFSNFLKELIRFQSIAFPENNVSADDDFKRAGVFIGHELFINKMSVITQLGYYVYYPFDFEGRLYNRVGLKRYFGETVFGSITLKSHGAAAEALEFGVGFRF from the coding sequence ATGAAACTTAAGTTCCTTATTGGCCTACTTTTTTGGGTTTCTATTTCTTATTCTCAGGAAAATACTGAGGTGAAGAAGTTTACCGTAGACGCTAATCAATTTTATGGTTCCGTACTGCTTCATAATACGGATATTACACATTTGATAACTGATCATCCCGGCGGGGTAATTCTAGGTTTAAATAGAAAAACCTACGGGTCACAGGAGTGGGAGGCATTGTATAACTATCCGGATTATGGTGCTTCGTTCATTTATCAAGATATGAACAGCGAAACCTTGGGAAGAAACTTTGGACTTTACGCCCACTATAATTTTTATCTACTAAAACGGAACGTACAATTTAGAATTGGTCAAGGAATTGCTTATAACACCAATCCTTATGACCGTGAGACAAATTTTAGGAATAATGCCTATGGTTCCGACTTTATGAGTTCCACTTATTTAATGCTGAATTATCACAAAGAGAATATTTTTAAAGGATTGGGTATCAAAGCGGGGATATCGCTTATTCATTATTCAAATGCCAATTTTAGGGCGCCCAATACTTCAACGAATACTTTCGCTTTTAACGCTGGTTTGGTTTATGATTTGGATGAGGGAGTGGAACTTGAATATATAGGCAAAACCGAAAATGAAAAAATTAAAGAACCGATTAAATATAATTTTGTTTTTAGAAGTGGCTTAAATGAGAGTGATGAAATTGGGTCGGGACAGTATGGATTTATTGTGCTTTCAGGATATGCCGAAAAACGCCTGGGGAGAAAAAGCGCCATTCAATTGGGAACGGACATCTTTTTTTCTAATTTCTTGAAAGAACTTATTCGGTTTCAATCCATTGCCTTTCCTGAAAATAATGTTTCGGCAGATGATGATTTTAAAAGGGCCGGTGTGTTCATAGGACATGAGTTGTTCATTAATAAAATGAGTGTCATCACCCAGCTGGGTTATTACGTATATTATCCATTTGATTTTGAAGGGCGATTGTACAATAGGGTAGGTTTAAAACGATATTTTGGTGAAACCGTATTTGGTTCGATAACGTTAAAATCCCACGGGGCGGCAGCCGAAGCCTTAGAATTTGGAGTTGGATTTCGTTTTTAA
- the metF gene encoding methylenetetrahydrofolate reductase [NAD(P)H] produces the protein MKVTDHIKEANGKTLFSFEIIPPVKGRNIQELYDNINPLMEFKPPFIDVTTSREEYVYIDRDGLLDKKLTRMRPGTVGICASIKHKYDVDTVPHVLCGGFTKEETEYLLVDCHYLGIDNVMALRGDAMREEQYFEPTKGGHKYANGLVKQIQNLNCGKYLHEVIETDDCADFCIGVAGYPEKHLEAPSLQSDLKRLKEKVDAGADYVVTQMFFDNKKYFNFVDAVKDMGINVPIIPGIKPIAVKRHLQLLPQIFRIDLPQDLIDAVDACEDNKAVRQVGIEWGVQQSRELRDAGVPVLHYYSMGKSDNIKAIAQEIF, from the coding sequence ATGAAAGTAACAGATCATATAAAAGAGGCTAACGGAAAGACCTTGTTTTCCTTCGAGATAATTCCTCCTGTAAAAGGACGCAATATTCAAGAATTGTACGATAATATTAATCCATTGATGGAATTTAAACCTCCATTTATTGATGTGACCACTTCTCGTGAAGAGTATGTTTACATAGATCGTGATGGTCTTTTGGACAAAAAACTCACGCGAATGCGACCCGGCACGGTGGGAATTTGTGCTTCCATTAAACATAAATACGATGTAGATACCGTTCCACATGTGCTCTGCGGTGGATTCACGAAAGAGGAAACCGAATATTTGTTGGTTGACTGTCATTATTTAGGCATTGATAACGTAATGGCTTTGAGGGGTGATGCCATGAGAGAGGAACAATATTTTGAACCTACAAAAGGAGGTCATAAGTACGCAAATGGCCTTGTCAAGCAAATTCAAAATCTGAACTGTGGCAAATATCTTCATGAAGTCATTGAGACGGATGATTGCGCTGATTTTTGTATTGGGGTAGCGGGTTACCCAGAAAAACATTTGGAAGCTCCGTCATTACAATCGGATTTGAAACGGCTGAAAGAAAAAGTGGACGCGGGAGCAGATTATGTAGTGACCCAAATGTTCTTTGATAATAAAAAGTATTTTAATTTTGTTGATGCGGTAAAAGATATGGGAATTAATGTGCCCATTATTCCTGGGATCAAACCTATTGCGGTCAAGCGACATTTGCAGCTACTCCCCCAGATTTTCCGTATCGATCTTCCGCAAGATTTGATCGATGCCGTTGATGCCTGTGAGGATAATAAGGCCGTTCGTCAAGTAGGAATTGAATGGGGAGTTCAACAATCAAGGGAATTGAGAGATGCCGGGGTACCTGTATTACATTACTATTCTATGGGTAAATCCGATAATATAAAGGCGATAGCACAGGAGATTTTTTAG